TGCATGATGGAATCTTCCAAGAAGGAAGCCGTCACCCGAACACGATCTTCAATCACCATGTCATGGATCTCGGAGTGCGCGCCGATGAAGCAATCTTCACCAATTGTCGTATGGCCCTTGATCAAGACGCCTGGTTCAATAATCGTATCAGCACCAATCTTAACGCCCGCATCAATATAGGTATCGTCAGGGTTGATAATTGAAACCCCATTTTCCATATGCTGCGCGTTGATCCGTTGTTGCATCACTTTGGTTGCTTGGGCTAGAGCTGCACGGGTATTTACCCCCATTGATTCATCAAAATCATCCATTTGATAGGCGGCGACCACATCACCCTGATTCTTCATGATCTGAATCACGTCAGTCAAATAATATTCGCCCTGTGCATTATCGTTGGTCACTTCATGTAAGGCGGCAAACAACTTCTGATTATCGAAGCAGTAGACTCCCGTGTTAATTTCATGAATTTCTTGTTCTTCCTTAGTCGCATCCTTTTGTTCTACAATCTTTTCAACGATGCCTAACCGATTGCGAACAACCCGGCCGTAGCCTTGAGGATTAGGTGCCTTGGACGTTAAAATCGTGCCAGCGGCACCCTTAGCTTGATGATATTCAAATAATTCTTCAAAAGTTTCAGCTTTAAATAAGGGTGTGTCGCCACTGACGATCAGCGTCATCCCATCCGCATCTTTTAAGAGCGATTCGGCTTGTAATACTGCGTGACCGGTTCCTAATTGTTCCGTTTGAACCGCGTACTCAGTTCGGTCGCCTAATGCTGCTTCCACATCTTTGGCACCGTGGCCTACAATGGTCACGATATTTGCCATGTGGGTGGCTTCAACTTGGGTCAAGACGTGGTCGACCATCGATTTGCCACAGACCTGATGTAATACTTTGACTAGCTTGGATTTCATCCGGGTCCCTTTACCAGCGGCCATGATGATTGCATTTTTGGTTGTCATTACAAATTACTCCTTAGTCCTCAGATAAGTCCATCATATCAAAAAACTGGTCTGGATAACACACCAGGCTAGACTTCCGCACCGAAAACCTTCTCCAAATAGTTACCAGCAACGACTTTAATCGCCTTGTCACTATCACTTACGTTGGTTACCCGTAATAACGACGTGTAGTCATCGATTAAACGATTGCCAACAAAACTGGCTTCGGCAAAAACGGTGATGCCAATTAAATTAGCATCAAATTCTTCAATCAAGGTCTTCATCCCGTTGATTGTGCCGCCGCCCTTCATGAAATCATCCACGATGAGCACGTTGGCGCCTTCCGTTAGGCTTCGCTTAGAAAGTTCCATCTTCTTGA
This Lactiplantibacillus plantarum DNA region includes the following protein-coding sequences:
- the glmU gene encoding bifunctional UDP-N-acetylglucosamine diphosphorylase/glucosamine-1-phosphate N-acetyltransferase GlmU, with amino-acid sequence MTTKNAIIMAAGKGTRMKSKLVKVLHQVCGKSMVDHVLTQVEATHMANIVTIVGHGAKDVEAALGDRTEYAVQTEQLGTGHAVLQAESLLKDADGMTLIVSGDTPLFKAETFEELFEYHQAKGAAGTILTSKAPNPQGYGRVVRNRLGIVEKIVEQKDATKEEQEIHEINTGVYCFDNQKLFAALHEVTNDNAQGEYYLTDVIQIMKNQGDVVAAYQMDDFDESMGVNTRAALAQATKVMQQRINAQHMENGVSIINPDDTYIDAGVKIGADTIIEPGVLIKGHTTIGEDCFIGAHSEIHDMVIEDRVRVTASFLEDSIMHADSNIGPYSHLRPQAEIGEHVHLGNFVEVKKAKIGNRTKVGHLTYVGDATLGQDINVGCGVVFVNYDGVNKHHTNVGDSAFIGSNSNIIAPVEVADHSFIAAGSTITDDVNFHDMAIARARQTNKPDFWGRLPHEPENM